A genomic segment from Lutibacter sp. A80 encodes:
- a CDS encoding aminodeoxychorismate/anthranilate synthase component II, with translation MKILILDNYDSFTYNLVHMVQDITGVYPSVFRNDEIAIEAINEYDLIFLSPGPGIPDEAGILKEVIKTYAGKKPIFGVCLGLQAITEVFGGSLENLDTVFHGVATTMKVTDANAQIYKDVPAEFEAARYHSWIASKTDFPEELKITSVDEFGDIMSIQHKEYNISAVQFHPESILTPIGEQLVKNFIDANK, from the coding sequence ATGAAAATATTAATATTAGATAATTACGACTCTTTTACCTATAATTTGGTGCATATGGTTCAAGATATTACCGGAGTATATCCATCAGTTTTTAGGAATGATGAAATTGCAATTGAAGCCATTAATGAGTATGATTTAATTTTCTTATCTCCTGGTCCAGGAATTCCAGATGAAGCAGGAATTTTAAAAGAAGTAATAAAAACATATGCAGGGAAAAAACCAATTTTTGGTGTATGCTTAGGCTTGCAAGCAATTACAGAAGTTTTTGGAGGAAGTTTGGAGAATTTAGATACTGTTTTTCATGGAGTAGCAACTACAATGAAAGTTACAGATGCAAATGCACAGATATATAAAGATGTACCTGCAGAGTTTGAAGCTGCAAGATATCATTCGTGGATCGCTTCAAAAACCGATTTTCCAGAAGAATTAAAAATTACTTCAGTTGATGAATTTGGTGATATTATGAGTATTCAACATAAAGAATATAATATTAGTGCCGTACAATTTCATCCAGAATCTATTTTAACACCAATAGGCGAACAATTGGTTAAAAACTTTATTGATGCTAATAAATAA
- a CDS encoding uracil-DNA glycosylase family protein yields the protein MDFIHKHPYQPYIPKNTKKLIVGTLPPPRFYNGILKDGDVDFCYGSIDGQLWKILDKIFNLNLKFENTELAIQQRKTFLENNNIGICDIVESCVREKIDASDIGMKQIQLRDLIFYLQKFPKIETLLLTGGNSKNGPEFHLRKLLKTKKIELIPINLKTPRIHQFYLKKRIIKSVSLTAPSGAANRAIGSNPAYKILKKKNPNFNTFDFRVLQYKKFFFK from the coding sequence TTGGATTTTATTCATAAACATCCATACCAACCTTATATTCCAAAAAACACAAAAAAATTAATTGTAGGAACACTGCCTCCTCCAAGGTTTTATAATGGAATTTTAAAAGATGGTGATGTAGATTTTTGTTATGGAAGCATCGATGGACAATTATGGAAAATTTTAGACAAAATATTTAATTTAAATTTAAAATTTGAGAATACTGAATTGGCTATACAACAGCGTAAAACATTTTTAGAAAATAATAATATTGGTATCTGTGACATTGTAGAATCTTGTGTACGTGAAAAAATTGATGCTTCAGATATTGGAATGAAACAAATTCAATTAAGAGATTTAATTTTTTATCTACAAAAATTTCCAAAAATAGAAACATTACTTTTAACTGGAGGAAATAGTAAAAATGGTCCCGAATTTCATTTAAGAAAATTATTAAAAACTAAAAAAATTGAGTTAATTCCTATTAATTTAAAAACGCCTCGAATTCATCAATTTTATTTAAAAAAAAGAATTATAAAAAGTGTTTCACTAACGGCTCCATCTGGAGCTGCAAACCGAGCAATTGGGTCTAACCCTGCATATAAAATATTGAAAAAGAAAAACCCAAATTTCAATACATTTGATTTTAGAGTTTTACAGTATAAAAAGTTTTTTTTTAAATAA
- the trpA gene encoding tryptophan synthase subunit alpha has translation MNRINKKLQEDKKLLSIYFTAGYPKLNDTVEVIESLEKSGVDFIEIGLPFSDPLADGPTIQASSTTALENGMTTKVLFNQLKDIRKTVSIPLIIMGYFNPIMQYGVEDFCKKCAEIGIDGLIIPDLPLKDYNENYKAIFEKYGLINVFLITPQTSDERIRFIDGISNGFIYMVSSAGVTGAKNSFGNTQQAYFDRIASMNLKAPQVIGFGISNSETFAMATSNAKGAIIGSAFVNYITNNGIAEIPKFIAGIR, from the coding sequence ATGAATAGAATAAATAAAAAATTACAAGAAGATAAAAAGTTACTTTCTATATATTTCACGGCTGGTTATCCTAAATTAAACGATACAGTTGAAGTAATTGAAAGCTTAGAGAAAAGTGGGGTAGATTTTATTGAAATAGGTTTGCCTTTTAGCGATCCTTTAGCAGATGGACCAACAATACAAGCGAGTTCTACAACTGCTTTAGAAAATGGAATGACTACCAAAGTATTGTTTAATCAGTTAAAAGATATTAGAAAAACAGTTTCAATTCCTTTAATTATTATGGGATATTTTAATCCAATAATGCAATATGGAGTAGAGGATTTCTGTAAAAAATGTGCTGAAATTGGTATTGATGGATTAATTATTCCAGATTTACCATTAAAAGATTATAATGAAAATTACAAAGCTATATTTGAAAAATATGGTTTGATAAATGTGTTTTTAATTACACCACAAACTTCTGATGAGCGCATTAGATTTATTGATGGTATTTCTAATGGATTTATTTATATGGTAAGTTCGGCAGGCGTTACTGGAGCTAAAAACAGTTTTGGAAACACACAACAAGCTTATTTTGATAGAATAGCTTCTATGAATTTAAAAGCACCACAAGTAATTGGATTTGGAATTTCTAATTCAGAAACATTTGCTATGGCAACTTCTAATGCTAAAGGAGCAATTATTGGATCTGCCTTTGTAAATTATATTACCAACAATGGAATAGCGGAAATTCCGAAATTTATTGCAGGTATACGATAA
- a CDS encoding FUSC family membrane protein, whose translation MFEKINRFIKSFSFLKAFVLAFSMLIPILISNAYFEDVSVGFSIALGVLFCSPTDVPGSLKHKFYGILSAIFLAFCFTFLFGSIAHINWILVPVLGVVIFLVSYLSVFGFRASLISFAGLMSIILSFAYDSSKMTLITHALLVALGGLWYLILSMSASLLLPKIQTDQLFVSLIEKTAAFLKVRGELLICKTNRDELYHKLFELQTQINDDHESIREIILSKRFNSGFSNRTRRQQLLFSELMEILELAVSNPVNYEEFDKVFKKHSEKIEAFKELTFELADQLEHISKVIRKEERLKPNTKIPEILNDIERHIKYYTILVGLPKARVGSLMLINLKHYQEKQVQSLIGIERVLGNYISNNKILDIKDANRFITPQDYDFKKIIENFSFKSPIFKHSLRLALIVIIGFLVGSFFSMQNPYWILITIVVIMRPSYGLTRKRSIQRVIGTLIGAAIATIIIFFTQSTTVYGVIAIVSLLLAFSMIQSNYRNAAIFITLEVVFVYAILDPNILSVIKFRIIDTLIGAGLAFSANYFLLPAWQFQNIQDYFKGAILANCNFLKQIDMYYHKKGEVPTVYKLSRKEAFLAIGNLNAAFQRMSQDPKSKQKEYANIYKLITLNNTFLSSLTALGMFIRNNKTTVVPVHFEVIVNHIIAKLKLAVELLDDKESVIDIKHSEVEIAQKKYEDYFKNLSNQSDKELEEGLEISDKMRAQLKETQLVSEQINWLFNLSGKLISSIKQYKSNSLN comes from the coding sequence ATGTTTGAAAAAATAAATCGATTTATTAAAAGTTTTAGTTTTTTAAAAGCTTTTGTTTTAGCATTTTCTATGTTAATTCCAATTTTAATTTCTAATGCTTATTTTGAAGATGTTTCAGTAGGTTTTAGCATTGCTTTAGGTGTTTTGTTTTGCTCTCCAACAGATGTGCCTGGAAGTTTAAAGCATAAATTTTATGGTATTTTAAGTGCTATATTTTTAGCGTTTTGTTTTACTTTTTTATTTGGTAGTATTGCACATATAAATTGGATATTAGTACCAGTTTTAGGTGTTGTTATTTTCTTAGTATCCTATCTTTCGGTTTTTGGATTTAGAGCTTCACTAATTTCATTTGCGGGTTTAATGTCTATTATATTAAGCTTTGCGTATGATAGTTCTAAAATGACTTTAATAACCCACGCTTTATTAGTTGCTTTGGGAGGTTTATGGTATTTAATTCTATCAATGTCAGCTTCATTGCTGCTTCCAAAAATACAAACAGATCAATTATTTGTTAGTTTAATTGAAAAAACAGCAGCATTTTTAAAAGTTAGAGGTGAGTTGTTAATATGTAAAACAAATAGAGATGAATTGTATCACAAACTCTTTGAATTACAAACTCAAATAAATGATGATCACGAGTCTATTAGAGAAATTATTTTAAGTAAACGTTTCAATTCTGGTTTTTCTAATAGAACAAGAAGACAACAGTTATTATTTTCAGAATTGATGGAGATTTTAGAATTAGCAGTTTCTAATCCGGTTAATTATGAAGAATTTGATAAGGTTTTTAAAAAACATAGTGAAAAAATTGAAGCGTTTAAAGAACTTACTTTTGAACTTGCAGATCAGTTAGAACACATTTCAAAAGTAATTAGGAAAGAAGAAAGATTAAAACCTAACACTAAAATTCCTGAGATTTTAAATGATATTGAAAGACATATAAAATATTATACAATTTTAGTAGGATTGCCAAAAGCTAGAGTGGGGAGTTTAATGTTAATAAACCTTAAACATTACCAAGAAAAACAAGTGCAAAGTCTTATTGGTATTGAGCGTGTTTTAGGTAATTATATCTCAAATAATAAAATTTTAGATATTAAAGATGCTAATAGATTTATAACACCTCAAGATTATGATTTTAAAAAAATTATAGAAAACTTTAGTTTTAAATCTCCCATTTTTAAACATTCACTGCGTTTAGCATTAATTGTAATTATTGGTTTTTTAGTTGGAAGCTTTTTTTCTATGCAAAACCCTTATTGGATATTAATTACGATAGTGGTAATTATGCGCCCTAGTTATGGGTTAACTAGAAAACGTTCTATTCAAAGAGTTATAGGCACTTTAATAGGAGCTGCAATAGCAACAATAATAATATTTTTTACTCAGAGTACAACGGTTTATGGAGTTATAGCTATTGTTTCATTACTACTTGCTTTTTCTATGATTCAATCTAACTATAGAAATGCAGCAATTTTTATAACCTTAGAGGTAGTTTTTGTTTATGCAATTTTAGATCCTAATATTCTATCGGTTATTAAGTTTAGAATTATAGATACATTAATTGGAGCAGGTTTAGCTTTTTCAGCAAATTATTTTTTATTACCTGCTTGGCAATTTCAAAATATTCAAGATTATTTTAAGGGAGCAATTTTGGCTAATTGTAATTTTTTAAAGCAAATTGATATGTATTATCATAAAAAAGGTGAAGTTCCAACAGTTTATAAACTGTCTAGAAAAGAAGCTTTTTTAGCCATTGGTAATTTAAATGCTGCGTTTCAGAGGATGAGTCAAGACCCGAAGTCTAAGCAAAAAGAATATGCTAATATTTATAAATTAATTACTTTAAATAATACGTTTTTATCATCGTTAACAGCCTTAGGAATGTTTATTAGAAATAATAAAACAACTGTAGTGCCAGTTCATTTTGAAGTTATTGTAAATCACATCATCGCAAAATTAAAACTTGCAGTTGAACTTTTAGACGATAAAGAAAGTGTAATTGATATTAAGCATTCTGAAGTTGAAATTGCTCAAAAGAAATACGAAGATTATTTTAAAAATTTATCAAATCAAAGTGATAAAGAATTAGAAGAAGGACTTGAGATTTCTGATAAAATGCGCGCTCAATTAAAAGAAACACAATTGGTTTCAGAGCAAATTAATTGGTTGTTTAATTTATCAGGAAAATTAATAAGTTCCATTAAGCAATATAAATCTAATAGTTTAAATTAA
- the trpC gene encoding indole-3-glycerol phosphate synthase TrpC, giving the protein MNILDKIIAHKKQEIAQLRKEVQIEKLVKSPNFQRTPLSLKKSLLSVGSTGIIAEFKRQSPSKGIINDVATIEEVTNGYLDAKVAAQSILTDTEFFGGNILDVIKARSIQETTPILRKDFIVDGFQIVEAKAIGADVILLIAACLTKEELKNYGKLAEDLGLDVLYEVHSQEDLDKIELDNKIIGINNRNLKTFKVDLEHSIKLASKIPDTCIKVSESGLNDPRVITGLKEYGFQGFLIGENFMKTENPGESCKEFIDQLR; this is encoded by the coding sequence ATGAATATTTTAGATAAAATAATAGCACATAAAAAACAAGAAATTGCACAATTAAGAAAAGAAGTGCAAATAGAAAAATTGGTAAAAAGTCCTAATTTTCAACGCACACCTTTGTCTCTAAAAAAGAGCTTATTAAGCGTTGGTTCAACAGGAATAATAGCAGAATTTAAACGTCAATCTCCTTCTAAAGGAATAATAAACGATGTAGCAACAATAGAAGAAGTAACCAATGGGTACTTAGATGCTAAAGTAGCTGCGCAATCAATTTTAACGGATACCGAGTTTTTTGGCGGTAATATTTTAGATGTTATAAAAGCACGTTCTATACAAGAAACAACACCAATTTTAAGAAAAGATTTTATTGTAGATGGGTTTCAAATTGTTGAAGCTAAAGCCATAGGAGCAGATGTTATTTTGTTAATTGCAGCTTGTTTAACTAAAGAAGAACTTAAAAATTATGGAAAACTAGCCGAAGATTTAGGCTTAGATGTTTTGTATGAAGTTCATAGTCAAGAAGATTTAGATAAAATTGAATTAGATAATAAAATTATAGGTATTAACAACAGAAACCTAAAAACATTTAAGGTAGACTTAGAACATTCTATAAAGTTAGCAAGTAAAATACCAGATACTTGTATAAAAGTTTCTGAAAGTGGGTTGAATGATCCTAGAGTTATAACAGGATTAAAAGAATATGGTTTTCAAGGGTTTTTAATAGGAGAAAACTTTATGAAAACTGAAAATCCAGGTGAATCTTGTAAAGAGTTTATCGATCAATTAAGATAA
- a CDS encoding phosphoribosylanthranilate isomerase → MKIKVCGMRDAENISELIKLKPDYLGFIFYGKSKRFVTNFPKVEIPSAIKKVGVFVNETVDTIIEIVEENKLEAVQLHGNESPEYIEELKVLLIKKIEIFKAFSVDDNFDFSKTEPYQKMCDYLLFDTKGKDYGGNGVKFNWQVLDNYKGNLSYLLSGGISKKDSQALMSFLNKQESKKCMGVDINSGFEIEPALKNIKDIKEFKQNLV, encoded by the coding sequence ATGAAAATTAAAGTTTGTGGAATGCGAGATGCCGAAAATATTTCGGAATTGATAAAATTAAAACCAGATTATTTGGGTTTTATATTTTATGGTAAATCCAAGCGTTTTGTAACTAATTTTCCTAAAGTTGAAATTCCTTCAGCCATAAAAAAAGTAGGCGTTTTTGTAAATGAAACTGTTGATACTATTATAGAAATAGTTGAAGAAAATAAATTGGAAGCCGTTCAATTACACGGAAATGAAAGTCCAGAATATATAGAAGAACTTAAAGTTTTATTGATTAAAAAAATTGAAATTTTTAAAGCTTTTTCAGTAGACGATAATTTTGATTTTTCTAAGACCGAGCCTTATCAAAAAATGTGTGATTATTTACTTTTTGATACAAAAGGAAAAGATTATGGAGGAAATGGAGTTAAATTTAATTGGCAAGTTTTAGATAATTATAAAGGAAATTTATCATACTTATTAAGTGGTGGAATTTCAAAAAAAGATTCACAAGCATTAATGTCTTTTCTAAATAAACAGGAATCTAAAAAATGTATGGGAGTTGATATAAATAGCGGGTTTGAAATAGAACCGGCATTAAAAAATATTAAAGATATTAAAGAATTTAAACAAAATTTAGTATGA
- a CDS encoding FKBP-type peptidyl-prolyl cis-trans isomerase produces MKYFIPLLLLITCISCNDDENSTINLNQTDADIIQYLDSNNLDAQKTTSGVYYILDEEGTGEKPAIDSYVTLKYEGYLLDGSQFESTNDEEVSLDLLYVIPGFAEGITYFNKGSKGTIIIPPNLAFGDSGASDLIPGGAVLIFNIEITSIINAQDESDILEYISENELEAESTDSGLYYVVDTLGDGAEIEESSDVTIKYTAYLTNGTIFDQSSDSGSYFYLQNTIPGFSEGISLFKEGGKGTLIIPPSLAYGSEGIQNTIPRNAIVIFDFEIL; encoded by the coding sequence ATGAAATATTTTATTCCACTACTATTATTAATTACGTGTATTTCTTGTAATGATGATGAGAACTCAACTATTAACCTTAATCAGACAGATGCTGACATTATTCAATACTTAGATAGTAATAATTTAGACGCTCAAAAAACAACTTCTGGTGTATATTATATTCTAGATGAGGAAGGAACTGGAGAAAAACCAGCTATAGATTCTTATGTAACCTTAAAATATGAAGGATACCTTTTAGATGGTAGCCAGTTTGAATCTACTAATGATGAAGAAGTTTCATTAGATCTTTTATATGTTATTCCAGGGTTTGCTGAAGGAATTACATACTTTAACAAAGGATCTAAAGGTACTATTATAATTCCTCCAAATTTAGCTTTTGGAGATTCAGGAGCATCAGATTTAATACCTGGAGGTGCTGTATTAATTTTTAATATTGAAATAACTTCGATTATAAATGCTCAAGATGAAAGTGATATCTTAGAATACATTTCAGAAAATGAGCTAGAAGCCGAAAGTACTGATTCTGGACTATATTACGTTGTTGACACCTTAGGTGATGGTGCAGAAATAGAAGAAAGCTCTGATGTAACAATCAAATATACAGCTTACTTAACTAATGGAACTATCTTTGATCAAAGTAGTGATTCTGGTAGTTATTTTTACCTTCAAAATACAATTCCAGGTTTTTCTGAAGGGATTTCACTTTTTAAAGAAGGTGGAAAAGGTACACTTATTATACCTCCTAGTTTAGCATATGGTAGCGAAGGAATTCAAAACACTATACCTAGAAATGCGATAGTAATTTTTGATTTTGAAATTTTATAA
- the trpD gene encoding anthranilate phosphoribosyltransferase gives MKKILNKLFEQQQLSKDEAKEVLIQMANEKYNASQMASFLTVYLMRPISVKELAGFREALLELAIKIDLSEFNTIDLCGTGGDGKNTFNISTLTSFIVAGTGNKVAKHGNYGVSSVSGSSNMLEYLGYKFTNNEDELKKQIDTANICFLHAPLFHPAMKAVGPIRKELGVKTFFNMLGPLVNPSRPQNQLVGVFNLEVARIYNYLLQETSQNYGIVFSLDGYDEVSLTSNFKLLTKGDEQLIAPQDLGLKRLEQSEIFGGDSVEEAAKIFVSILEGKGTEAQNNVVLANAAYALKTFDASKTFETAFEEAKDSLLGLKAKQSLNKLINN, from the coding sequence ATGAAAAAAATACTAAATAAATTATTTGAGCAACAGCAATTATCTAAAGATGAAGCCAAAGAAGTGCTTATTCAAATGGCTAATGAAAAGTACAATGCATCTCAAATGGCATCTTTTTTAACGGTATATTTAATGCGTCCAATTTCGGTGAAAGAACTGGCTGGATTTAGAGAGGCTTTATTAGAATTAGCCATAAAAATAGATTTATCAGAATTTAATACTATAGATTTATGTGGAACAGGAGGAGATGGTAAAAATACGTTTAATATTTCAACGTTAACATCTTTTATTGTTGCTGGAACCGGAAATAAAGTAGCAAAACACGGTAATTACGGTGTCTCTTCTGTAAGTGGTTCTTCAAATATGTTAGAATATTTAGGTTATAAATTTACAAATAATGAGGATGAATTAAAAAAACAGATAGATACAGCAAATATTTGTTTTTTACACGCTCCATTGTTTCATCCAGCCATGAAAGCTGTAGGTCCAATTAGAAAAGAATTAGGTGTAAAAACATTTTTTAATATGCTTGGACCGTTGGTAAATCCAAGTAGACCACAAAATCAATTAGTTGGAGTTTTTAACTTGGAAGTAGCTAGAATTTACAATTATCTATTACAAGAAACTTCTCAAAATTATGGAATTGTATTTAGTTTAGATGGTTATGATGAAGTTTCATTAACAAGTAATTTTAAACTTTTAACAAAAGGAGATGAGCAATTAATTGCGCCTCAAGATTTAGGATTAAAACGTTTAGAACAATCTGAAATATTTGGTGGAGATTCTGTAGAGGAAGCAGCAAAAATATTTGTTTCAATTTTAGAAGGGAAAGGAACAGAAGCACAAAATAATGTTGTTTTAGCAAATGCAGCCTATGCCTTAAAAACTTTTGATGCTAGTAAAACTTTTGAAACAGCTTTTGAAGAAGCTAAAGATTCTTTATTAGGATTAAAAGCAAAGCAAAGTTTAAATAAGCTAATTAATAATTAG
- a CDS encoding TonB-dependent receptor plug domain-containing protein, translating into MKNYIKLTVLLLVFTIYSPTIFSQTKIKKNTLSGYVKDVNGNVVKDVVFFIDEVKIKSKINNYGTYKLKVNSNTKKVKAFSYSRGVIEIDYNGQKKIDFIYNNFRPSATPQTTVKRDNNTFEYKNIFEMIRAKIPGVRVQSDNTILIRGTSSINASTSPLFVVDGSPVSSITNISPQFVENISVLKGPETAIYGVRGSNGVILITLKKKI; encoded by the coding sequence ATGAAAAACTATATAAAATTAACAGTCTTACTTTTAGTATTTACAATATATTCTCCAACAATATTTAGTCAAACCAAAATTAAAAAAAATACTTTATCAGGTTATGTTAAAGATGTAAATGGAAATGTTGTAAAAGATGTTGTTTTTTTTATAGATGAAGTTAAAATAAAATCCAAAATAAACAATTATGGTACGTATAAACTAAAGGTTAATTCTAACACTAAAAAAGTTAAAGCTTTTTCTTATTCAAGAGGAGTTATAGAAATTGATTATAACGGACAAAAAAAAATTGATTTCATTTACAATAACTTCAGGCCGTCTGCTACTCCACAAACCACAGTAAAACGTGATAATAACACCTTTGAATACAAAAATATTTTTGAAATGATACGCGCTAAAATTCCTGGCGTAAGAGTTCAATCAGATAATACTATACTAATTAGAGGTACATCGTCAATTAATGCTAGTACATCTCCATTATTTGTAGTAGATGGATCACCCGTTTCAAGTATTACTAATATCTCACCTCAATTTGTTGAAAATATTTCAGTACTAAAAGGACCTGAAACTGCTATTTACGGTGTTCGCGGATCTAATGGTGTTATTTTAATTACATTAAAGAAAAAAATATAG
- the trpB gene encoding tryptophan synthase subunit beta encodes MNYFVDENGYYGQFGGAYIPEMLYPNVEELRQNYLKIMQEPSFKKEFDALLKEYVGRPTPLYFAKRLSEKYNTKIYLKREDLCHTGAHKVNNTIGQILMAKRLGKNRIIAETGAGQHGVATATVCALMGLECIVYMGEIDIARQAPNVARMKMLGATVVPALSGSRTLKDATNEAIRDWINNPVDTHYIIGSVVGPHPYPDMVARFQSVISEEMKWQLKEKEGKENPDYVIACVGGGSNAAGAFYHYLDKEQVKLIAVEAAGLGVDSGESAATSVLGNEGVIHGSKTLLMQTEDGQITEPYSISAGLDYPGVGPLHAHLCESKRAEFISITDDEAMQAGLQLCELEGIIPAIESSHALAVFKTKKFKEDDIVVLNLSGRGDKDLDTYIKYFKL; translated from the coding sequence ATGAATTATTTTGTAGATGAAAATGGATATTATGGACAGTTTGGAGGAGCCTATATTCCTGAAATGTTATATCCAAATGTTGAGGAATTACGTCAGAATTATTTAAAAATAATGCAAGAGCCATCCTTTAAAAAAGAATTTGATGCATTGTTAAAAGAATATGTTGGACGCCCAACTCCCTTGTATTTTGCCAAAAGGTTATCAGAAAAATACAATACAAAAATTTATTTAAAACGTGAAGATTTATGCCATACAGGCGCGCATAAAGTAAATAATACCATTGGTCAAATTTTAATGGCAAAACGTTTAGGTAAAAACAGAATTATTGCTGAAACGGGTGCAGGGCAACACGGTGTTGCAACTGCTACAGTTTGTGCATTAATGGGCTTAGAATGTATTGTGTATATGGGTGAAATTGATATTGCACGTCAGGCTCCAAATGTAGCACGTATGAAAATGTTAGGCGCAACAGTTGTCCCTGCATTATCGGGTAGTAGAACCTTGAAAGATGCTACAAACGAAGCTATTAGAGATTGGATTAATAATCCAGTTGATACGCATTATATTATTGGATCTGTAGTTGGACCACATCCATATCCAGATATGGTTGCGCGTTTTCAATCTGTTATTTCTGAAGAAATGAAATGGCAATTAAAGGAAAAGGAAGGAAAAGAAAATCCAGATTATGTAATTGCTTGTGTTGGAGGTGGAAGTAATGCGGCAGGTGCTTTTTATCATTATTTAGATAAAGAACAAGTAAAATTAATTGCAGTTGAGGCTGCTGGTTTAGGGGTAGATTCTGGAGAAAGTGCAGCAACGAGTGTTTTAGGTAATGAAGGTGTAATTCACGGAAGTAAAACATTATTAATGCAAACAGAAGATGGTCAAATAACGGAGCCTTATTCAATTTCAGCCGGATTAGATTATCCTGGGGTTGGTCCTTTACACGCACATTTATGTGAAAGCAAAAGAGCGGAGTTTATTTCTATTACAGATGATGAAGCTATGCAAGCAGGTTTACAATTATGTGAATTAGAGGGTATAATTCCTGCAATTGAAAGTTCACACGCATTGGCTGTTTTTAAAACAAAGAAATTTAAAGAAGACGATATTGTTGTTTTAAATTTATCGGGTAGAGGAGATAAAGATTTAGATACATATATTAAATATTTTAAGTTGTAG